One stretch of Schlesneria sp. DSM 10557 DNA includes these proteins:
- a CDS encoding AAA family ATPase, whose amino-acid sequence MDAEGDLGTGVQEGFVSRCVEELEARPFVWLWGELVARGMVTSLAGASGIGKSFVAVDVAAAVTRGDRMSLRTSNTSSPAHTGDGDGGEVLFISPDYEMAEVLRPRLLAAGAEMRRIRVIQGIPTNEADHRGNGCRPFQLRDDLALLEQEIERRTAAGSPLQLIVIDPFLQDSSFEQSRFDGTALLLTMQRLAGIAAANQVAILLVVNGPAKARAAGNHRLTPLELVAPSAWWIGRDPDRTERRLLLPVKANLVERTPARSFVLSAGRVEWDRRPIWLTAERFQTEMRERQRLPLFEQEFSELARAMCWLRDFMQTEMYEFKQVKSAADVMGFSERTLRRAFCGLKGNSWRIPGTNSWAWRLREGDVVNPHLPWPLDRFLYQEDDEPAEGDVAHAAGAEGVETGRVKTQEVAVGDRESGRDD is encoded by the coding sequence GTGGATGCGGAGGGGGACTTGGGAACTGGTGTGCAGGAGGGGTTTGTTTCGCGGTGTGTTGAGGAGCTGGAGGCTCGGCCGTTTGTCTGGCTGTGGGGTGAACTGGTGGCGCGGGGAATGGTGACGAGCCTGGCTGGTGCTTCCGGTATCGGAAAGTCGTTCGTGGCGGTCGATGTGGCGGCTGCGGTGACGCGGGGTGATCGGATGAGCTTGCGAACGTCGAATACCTCGTCCCCGGCTCACACCGGCGACGGCGACGGGGGTGAGGTGCTGTTCATCTCGCCGGATTATGAAATGGCGGAAGTCCTGCGGCCGCGATTACTGGCGGCCGGGGCAGAGATGCGCCGCATTCGTGTGATCCAGGGAATTCCCACGAACGAAGCGGATCACCGGGGGAACGGATGCCGGCCGTTCCAGCTAAGGGACGATCTGGCGCTGCTGGAACAGGAGATCGAACGACGAACCGCGGCGGGTTCTCCCTTGCAACTGATCGTGATTGATCCGTTCCTGCAGGATTCTTCGTTCGAGCAGAGCCGTTTCGATGGGACGGCCCTGCTGTTGACGATGCAGCGTCTGGCGGGCATTGCGGCCGCGAATCAGGTCGCCATTTTGCTGGTGGTGAACGGCCCGGCCAAAGCCAGAGCCGCTGGGAATCACCGTTTGACGCCGCTGGAGTTGGTCGCTCCATCGGCTTGGTGGATCGGCCGTGATCCTGATCGCACGGAACGTCGGTTGCTGTTGCCCGTCAAAGCCAATCTGGTTGAGAGAACGCCTGCCCGCTCCTTTGTGCTCAGTGCAGGTCGCGTTGAATGGGACCGCCGGCCGATCTGGCTGACGGCCGAGCGGTTTCAGACCGAAATGCGGGAGCGGCAGCGACTTCCCTTGTTTGAGCAGGAATTCAGCGAGCTGGCACGGGCGATGTGCTGGCTGCGGGATTTCATGCAGACGGAGATGTATGAATTCAAGCAGGTGAAGTCCGCGGCGGATGTGATGGGCTTCAGCGAAAGAACATTGCGACGGGCGTTTTGTGGGTTGAAAGGAAACTCGTGGCGAATCCCCGGGACAAACTCCTGGGCCTGGAGGTTACGAGAGGGGGATGTCGTGAATCCGCACCTTCCCTGGCCGCTCGATCGGTTTCTCTATCAGGAAGATGATGAACCTGCGGAGGGAGACGTTGCCCACGCTGCAGGAGCGGAGGGAGTCGAGACCGGGCGAGTCAAAACTCAGGAAGTGGCGGTGGGAGATCGTGAGTCCGGGAGGGACGATTGA
- the adhP gene encoding alcohol dehydrogenase AdhP: MMATMKAAVVRDFGKPLQIEELPVPEVGPGQIRVKIETTGVCHTDLHAVQGDWPVKPTLPFIPGHEGVGYVCAVGSGVKHIKEGDCVGIPWLHTACGYCEHCLGGWETLCERQKNSGYSVNGSFAEYVIADPNFVGRIPSGVDLVEIAPVLCAGVTVYKGLKVTDTHPGNWVVISGIGGLGHLAVQYAIAMGLNVAAVDVDDTKLEFAQRLGAKVTVNARHCDPAAYLTKEIGGAHGVLVTAVSPIAFQQALGMVRRGGTISLNGLPPGEFPLGIFDMVLRGITVRGSIVGTRLDLQEALDFAAAGKVKAVTSPEPLENINSVFERMHQGKIEGRIVLDLRQA, from the coding sequence ATCATGGCGACGATGAAAGCCGCTGTCGTTCGCGATTTCGGAAAGCCTCTCCAGATTGAGGAACTTCCCGTCCCCGAGGTGGGGCCTGGCCAGATCCGGGTCAAGATCGAAACCACGGGGGTCTGCCATACGGACCTGCATGCGGTGCAGGGGGACTGGCCGGTCAAGCCGACGCTCCCCTTCATCCCCGGTCATGAAGGGGTCGGTTATGTTTGCGCAGTCGGCTCGGGCGTCAAGCATATTAAAGAGGGGGACTGTGTGGGGATTCCCTGGCTTCACACCGCGTGTGGTTACTGTGAGCACTGCCTCGGGGGCTGGGAAACTCTCTGTGAACGTCAGAAGAACTCTGGCTATTCGGTCAACGGAAGTTTCGCCGAGTACGTGATTGCCGATCCTAATTTCGTGGGGCGAATCCCCTCCGGCGTCGATCTGGTCGAGATCGCGCCGGTGTTGTGCGCGGGGGTCACCGTTTACAAAGGCTTGAAGGTGACCGATACACACCCGGGAAACTGGGTTGTCATCTCCGGGATCGGAGGACTGGGCCATCTGGCAGTTCAATACGCGATCGCCATGGGACTGAACGTCGCAGCCGTCGACGTGGACGATACGAAGCTGGAATTTGCTCAGAGGCTGGGAGCGAAAGTGACAGTTAACGCCCGTCACTGCGATCCGGCCGCCTACTTGACCAAAGAGATCGGGGGAGCTCATGGAGTCCTGGTGACGGCCGTCTCCCCGATCGCATTTCAGCAGGCACTCGGAATGGTCCGCCGCGGAGGCACCATCTCGTTGAACGGACTTCCACCCGGAGAATTCCCGCTGGGAATCTTCGACATGGTACTGCGAGGTATCACGGTTCGCGGATCCATCGTCGGAACCCGTCTCGATCTCCAGGAAGCACTCGACTTCGCCGCAGCGGGCAAAGTGAAAGCGGTCACATCGCCGGAACCCCTCGAAAACATCAACAGCGTCTTCGAACGAATGCACCAGGGCAAAATCGAAGGCCGAATCGTCCTCGACCTCCGCCAGGCATGA
- a CDS encoding radical SAM protein, with product MKQKVLIVDLNNFATFPTLAIGLLVASLRKAGFDVDVLCPLSHGVPAVAREKQEGRIDHWIRRFHLTSNPFLLGMRDTARRMRSWWINRPHPVVVAECDRALAKKPDILLLSAYLQHYPSVVEIGRIAHSRGIPMLLGGPVFNIPATSDAWRSVPGLTAIYGGEADLILPELVRTAIAGGDLLQFPGIVLPDGRVAPEAPPLRELDQLPIPDFSDFPWDKYRMRVIPLMSGRGCGWSQCVFCSDVVSVNGRTFRTRSAPVVLNEMRELAARHDARHFLFLDLKLNSDVRVWREIVGGIQSAVPGAEWIGTVHVDKRPDNGLRAEDLRAAVNAGMRRVSFGFETASQRLLDRMKKGSLIENYRQFVVDAYEAGLSVRCTAFHGFPTETAADLDETRKFFEEHAKHIDRIRFNTFNVIPGTPVHAGVHASPQQIPELTPIAEDPIIQRTSYRHAALAARDYRRAKKRLLEVIHSINRRPLRSGTEALDGLM from the coding sequence ATGAAGCAGAAAGTCCTGATTGTTGACCTTAACAACTTCGCCACGTTCCCCACACTGGCCATCGGCCTGCTGGTGGCATCACTCCGTAAAGCGGGTTTCGATGTCGACGTCTTGTGTCCGCTGTCTCATGGCGTCCCGGCGGTCGCGCGAGAAAAACAGGAAGGTCGCATCGACCACTGGATTCGTCGATTTCATCTGACGAGTAACCCATTCCTGCTGGGGATGCGAGACACAGCGCGGCGGATGCGGTCCTGGTGGATCAATCGGCCTCATCCCGTGGTGGTGGCAGAGTGCGACCGGGCGTTGGCGAAGAAGCCAGATATCCTACTGCTGTCAGCGTACCTGCAGCACTATCCATCCGTCGTCGAGATCGGGCGGATTGCTCACAGCCGGGGAATTCCCATGCTGCTGGGGGGCCCTGTCTTCAATATCCCCGCGACGTCCGACGCCTGGAGAAGTGTTCCCGGTCTCACCGCCATTTATGGGGGCGAGGCAGACCTCATCCTGCCGGAACTGGTTCGTACAGCCATCGCCGGTGGTGACCTGCTTCAGTTTCCGGGGATTGTCTTGCCGGACGGTCGGGTTGCCCCTGAAGCTCCGCCCCTGCGAGAACTTGATCAACTTCCCATCCCTGATTTTTCCGACTTTCCCTGGGACAAATATCGCATGCGGGTGATCCCGCTGATGTCGGGTCGCGGTTGCGGCTGGAGTCAGTGCGTCTTTTGCAGCGACGTCGTTTCCGTCAACGGTCGCACCTTCCGAACCCGGTCTGCCCCGGTCGTCCTGAACGAGATGCGGGAACTTGCCGCTCGGCACGACGCCCGTCACTTCCTGTTCCTCGACCTGAAGCTCAATTCTGACGTGCGGGTCTGGCGAGAGATCGTCGGGGGAATTCAGTCAGCCGTGCCCGGAGCCGAATGGATTGGCACGGTACACGTCGATAAACGCCCCGATAACGGTCTGAGGGCTGAGGATCTTCGCGCCGCTGTGAACGCCGGTATGCGACGAGTCAGTTTCGGTTTTGAAACAGCAAGCCAGCGACTGCTCGATCGAATGAAGAAGGGGTCGCTGATCGAGAACTACCGGCAATTTGTGGTCGACGCCTACGAAGCAGGGTTGAGCGTACGCTGCACTGCCTTTCACGGGTTTCCCACGGAGACGGCGGCCGATCTGGACGAGACGCGCAAGTTCTTCGAAGAGCACGCCAAACACATCGATCGAATTCGCTTCAACACGTTCAACGTCATTCCGGGAACTCCTGTCCACGCGGGGGTGCATGCATCACCGCAGCAGATTCCCGAGTTGACGCCGATTGCAGAGGATCCAATTATCCAGCGGACAAGCTACCGCCATGCGGCGCTGGCGGCCCGTGATTATCGACGAGCGAAGAAGCGGTTGCTGGAAGTGATTCATTCG